One stretch of Microbacterium terrae DNA includes these proteins:
- a CDS encoding LLM class F420-dependent oxidoreductase, with protein MPLLDAPVRLGVQLTPQHVTYPELRDAVLRLEDLGVDILFNWDHFFPLSGDPDGLHYESWTMLAAWAEQTERVEFGALVNCNSYRNPDLQADMARTIDHISAKGGQTGRFIFGTGSGWFERDYDEYGYDFGTAGSRLDDLADGLARVEARWARLNPAPTRRIPVLIGGKGEQKTLRLVARHADIWHSFVGADEVAHKLAVIERWAEKEERDTSSLVVSNELVRRTVETADALYDAGTRLFTLSFGGPDYDYDLVRTWLAWRDAKNA; from the coding sequence ATGCCTCTTCTCGACGCCCCCGTGCGGCTCGGCGTGCAGCTCACGCCGCAGCACGTCACGTACCCCGAGCTTCGCGACGCCGTTCTCCGACTGGAGGACCTCGGCGTCGACATCCTGTTCAACTGGGATCACTTCTTCCCGCTGTCGGGAGACCCCGACGGTCTGCACTACGAATCGTGGACGATGCTCGCCGCCTGGGCGGAGCAGACCGAGCGGGTCGAATTCGGCGCGCTGGTCAACTGCAACAGCTACCGCAACCCCGACCTTCAGGCCGACATGGCCCGCACGATCGATCACATCTCCGCCAAGGGCGGGCAGACCGGCCGATTCATCTTCGGCACGGGGTCGGGCTGGTTCGAGCGCGACTACGACGAGTACGGCTACGACTTCGGCACCGCCGGGTCGCGGCTCGACGACCTCGCCGACGGGCTCGCACGGGTCGAGGCGCGGTGGGCGCGGCTCAACCCGGCGCCGACCCGCCGCATCCCCGTGCTCATCGGAGGGAAGGGCGAGCAGAAGACGCTGCGCCTCGTCGCTCGGCACGCCGACATCTGGCACAGCTTCGTGGGGGCGGACGAGGTCGCGCACAAGCTCGCGGTCATCGAGCGCTGGGCGGAGAAGGAGGAGCGCGACACGTCGTCGCTCGTCGTCTCGAACGAACTCGTGCGCCGCACGGTCGAGACCGCCGACGCCCTCTACGACGCCGGTACCCGCCTGTTCACCCTGAGCTTCGGCGGGCCCGACTACGACTACGACCTGGTGCGCACGTGGCTCGCCTGGCGCGACGCGAAGAACGCGTGA
- a CDS encoding o-succinylbenzoate synthase has protein sequence MSHTAQPSLAEILSSARVVALPLATRFRGVDVREAVLFEGPEGWTEFSPFLEYDDAEAATWLAAAIDFGWSPQPDALRSTIAVNATVPAVPAASVAEVLARYDRCRTAKVKVAERGQDLADDVARVRAVREAIGPEGRVRIDANGGWNLDEAEHAIHALAEFDLEYVEQPCESVAELAELRRRVKYMGIPIAADESVRKAADPLAVARAGAADLLVIKAQPLGGVRRALAIVAEAGLPAVVSSALDTSIGLSMGVALAAALPDLDYDCGLGTAALFTADVTSQPLRPLDGMLAVGRITPDEALLEQHAAPAERRQWWLERVARCAELLADR, from the coding sequence GTGAGCCACACCGCACAGCCCTCGCTCGCCGAGATCCTTTCGTCGGCCCGCGTGGTCGCGCTCCCGCTGGCGACGCGGTTCCGCGGCGTCGATGTGCGCGAGGCCGTGCTGTTCGAGGGCCCCGAGGGGTGGACGGAGTTCTCACCGTTCCTCGAGTACGACGACGCCGAGGCCGCGACGTGGCTCGCCGCCGCGATCGACTTCGGCTGGTCGCCGCAGCCCGACGCGCTGCGCAGCACGATCGCCGTCAACGCCACAGTTCCGGCCGTGCCCGCAGCATCCGTCGCCGAGGTGCTCGCCCGGTACGACCGGTGCCGCACCGCGAAGGTGAAGGTCGCCGAGCGCGGTCAGGACCTCGCCGACGACGTCGCCCGCGTGCGCGCCGTGCGCGAGGCGATTGGCCCCGAGGGCCGCGTCCGCATCGACGCGAACGGCGGCTGGAACCTCGACGAGGCCGAGCACGCCATCCACGCCCTCGCCGAGTTCGACCTCGAGTACGTCGAGCAGCCGTGCGAGAGCGTCGCCGAGCTCGCCGAACTGCGCCGACGCGTGAAGTACATGGGCATCCCCATCGCCGCAGACGAAAGCGTGCGAAAGGCCGCAGACCCGCTCGCCGTCGCGCGCGCCGGCGCGGCCGATCTACTCGTGATCAAGGCCCAGCCGCTGGGCGGTGTGCGCCGGGCACTCGCGATCGTCGCCGAGGCCGGGCTGCCGGCGGTGGTATCGAGCGCCCTCGACACGTCGATCGGGCTGTCGATGGGCGTCGCGCTCGCAGCAGCCCTTCCCGACCTCGACTACGACTGCGGGCTCGGCACCGCCGCACTGTTCACCGCAGACGTCACCTCGCAGCCGCTGCGACCGTTGGACGGGATGCTCGCCGTGGGGCGCATCACCCCCGACGAGGCCCTCCTCGAGCAGCACGCTGCGCCCGCCGAGCGGCGCCAGTGGTGGCTCGAGCGCGTGGCGCGCTGCGCGGAGCTGCTCGCCGACCGCTGA
- a CDS encoding MMPL family transporter: MSTLLYALGRWSYRRPWKVLVTWLLLLVLAGGGAALFMKGTDNSFSIPGTEAQEGIEMLSRSFPEASGTSAQVIVVAADGDQVDEEPYAGAIEDAVDAFADLDDVLAATDPFNEMVSGLVNEDETAAIIQVQFDGSPTDVTDETKEMLEATTGDLRDALPEGAEVAIGGDLFSTSVPALTITEAVGVLIALFVLIITFRSFAVAWFPLISALIGVGLAIALIYVSTAFASISSTTPMLAIMLGLAVGIDYALFIVARHQDQVRAGVDPEESAARATGTAGSAVVFAGVTVLIALVGLGFAGIPFLTTMGIAAAVAVAIAVVVAVTLTPALLGFAKDRVAGWKRVGRAGVTVGPRRKTRAGAGSSRPADSASGDGEHADELAVAERGRDGAGETHTDAATPKKTNRWVMFVTRHPIVTTLAVVLGLAVMAVPSASLALALPNAGMQPESSQARQAYDLTAKNFGPGENGPLVMAGTIVTSTDPLGLMEDLAAEIEKVPGVKEVALATPNMTADTGLIQIIPETAPDDPATADLVRDLRALAPELYDEYGVDLKVTGFTAVGIDISDRLGAALLPFGIFVVGLSLILLMIVFRSIWVPIKAAVGYLLSVLAAFGVVAAVFEWGWFGDALHIDKTGPVISFMPIILMGVLFGLAMDYEVFLVSRMREDYVHALRAAKATGEPVDRRGIAIAAIRSGFTASARVVTAAAVIMFAVFAAFVPEGDSSIKPIALGLAVGIAVDAFVVRMTLVPAVMALLGDKAWWMPRWLDRILPHFDIEGEAVERELSLAAWPEPDTTAVVVGEQVAVRADAGGTVGEVSLFEGAGFRVEPGGTLIATGDPRAARAFALTVAARLAPTDGRLRVAGHLLPERAAWVRAHVGLALLADADEPVPALRRALAGKTRLVVVEGVDALDAAERDQAAALLRDAAATPRTDDTPLTLVVTARTESAALALLAEAHRPDVTSIALHSAAAQTAPTAEVNA, encoded by the coding sequence TTGTCCACCTTGCTTTACGCCCTGGGGCGCTGGTCGTACCGCCGCCCGTGGAAGGTGCTCGTCACCTGGCTGCTGCTGCTCGTCCTCGCCGGCGGCGGTGCCGCGCTGTTCATGAAGGGCACCGACAACTCGTTCTCGATCCCCGGCACCGAGGCGCAGGAGGGCATCGAGATGCTCAGCCGCAGCTTCCCCGAGGCGAGCGGCACGAGCGCCCAGGTGATCGTGGTCGCGGCCGACGGCGACCAGGTCGACGAAGAGCCCTACGCCGGTGCCATCGAAGACGCCGTCGACGCCTTCGCCGACCTCGACGACGTGCTCGCGGCCACCGACCCGTTCAACGAGATGGTGTCGGGCCTGGTGAACGAGGACGAGACCGCTGCCATCATCCAGGTGCAGTTCGACGGATCCCCCACCGACGTCACCGACGAGACGAAGGAGATGCTCGAGGCGACGACCGGTGATCTGCGCGACGCCCTGCCCGAGGGCGCCGAGGTGGCCATCGGCGGCGACCTGTTCTCGACCTCGGTGCCGGCGCTGACGATCACCGAGGCCGTCGGCGTGCTGATCGCGCTGTTCGTGCTCATCATCACCTTCCGCTCGTTCGCGGTCGCGTGGTTCCCGCTCATCAGCGCCCTCATCGGCGTCGGGCTCGCGATCGCCCTCATCTACGTCTCCACCGCGTTCGCATCGATCTCGTCGACCACGCCGATGCTCGCGATCATGCTCGGGCTCGCGGTCGGCATCGACTACGCGCTGTTCATCGTCGCGCGACATCAGGACCAGGTGCGCGCCGGCGTCGATCCCGAGGAGTCCGCGGCCCGCGCCACCGGAACCGCCGGGTCGGCCGTCGTCTTCGCGGGCGTCACCGTGCTCATCGCCCTGGTCGGGCTCGGCTTCGCCGGCATCCCGTTCCTCACCACGATGGGCATCGCGGCAGCCGTCGCCGTCGCCATCGCGGTGGTCGTCGCCGTCACGCTCACCCCTGCCCTCCTCGGCTTCGCCAAGGACCGCGTCGCGGGGTGGAAGCGTGTCGGTCGCGCCGGCGTCACGGTGGGTCCGCGCCGAAAGACGCGTGCCGGCGCAGGTTCCTCTCGCCCCGCCGACTCGGCGTCCGGCGACGGCGAGCACGCGGACGAGCTCGCCGTCGCCGAGCGCGGACGCGACGGGGCCGGCGAGACGCACACGGATGCCGCGACGCCGAAGAAGACCAACCGCTGGGTGATGTTCGTGACGCGGCATCCGATCGTCACGACGCTCGCGGTCGTGCTCGGTCTCGCCGTCATGGCGGTGCCGTCGGCGAGCCTCGCACTCGCCCTCCCGAACGCGGGCATGCAGCCCGAGAGCAGCCAGGCGCGCCAGGCCTACGACCTCACCGCCAAGAACTTCGGCCCGGGCGAGAACGGCCCGCTCGTGATGGCCGGCACGATCGTCACCTCGACCGATCCGCTCGGCCTGATGGAAGACCTCGCGGCCGAGATCGAGAAGGTCCCCGGCGTCAAGGAGGTGGCCCTCGCGACCCCGAACATGACCGCCGACACCGGCCTCATCCAGATCATCCCCGAGACGGCGCCCGACGACCCGGCCACGGCCGATCTCGTCCGCGACCTCCGCGCCCTCGCACCCGAGCTGTACGACGAGTACGGCGTCGACCTCAAGGTCACCGGCTTCACCGCCGTCGGCATCGACATCTCCGACCGGCTCGGCGCAGCGCTCCTCCCGTTCGGCATCTTCGTCGTGGGTCTCTCGCTCATCCTGCTGATGATCGTGTTCCGCTCGATCTGGGTGCCGATCAAGGCAGCCGTCGGCTACCTGCTCTCGGTGCTCGCAGCGTTCGGCGTCGTCGCCGCCGTGTTCGAGTGGGGCTGGTTCGGCGACGCGCTGCACATCGACAAGACCGGTCCGGTGATCAGCTTCATGCCGATCATCCTCATGGGCGTGCTGTTCGGCCTCGCGATGGACTACGAGGTGTTCCTCGTCTCGCGGATGCGCGAGGACTACGTCCACGCCCTCCGCGCCGCGAAGGCAACCGGCGAGCCCGTCGACCGGCGCGGCATCGCGATCGCGGCCATCCGCTCGGGCTTCACGGCGTCGGCGCGCGTGGTGACCGCCGCGGCAGTGATCATGTTCGCGGTCTTCGCCGCGTTCGTGCCCGAGGGCGACTCGTCGATCAAGCCGATCGCGCTCGGGCTCGCCGTCGGCATCGCCGTCGACGCGTTCGTCGTGCGCATGACGCTCGTGCCGGCCGTGATGGCGCTGCTCGGCGACAAGGCGTGGTGGATGCCGCGCTGGCTCGACCGCATCCTTCCCCACTTCGACATCGAGGGCGAGGCCGTCGAGCGGGAGCTCTCGCTCGCCGCCTGGCCCGAGCCCGACACGACCGCCGTCGTCGTCGGCGAGCAGGTCGCCGTGCGGGCGGACGCCGGCGGCACCGTCGGCGAAGTCTCGCTGTTCGAGGGCGCCGGGTTCCGCGTCGAGCCCGGGGGCACGCTCATCGCGACGGGCGACCCGCGTGCGGCCCGCGCGTTCGCACTGACCGTCGCCGCGCGTCTCGCCCCCACCGACGGCCGCCTCCGCGTCGCCGGGCACCTGCTCCCCGAGCGTGCCGCGTGGGTGCGGGCCCACGTCGGCCTGGCGCTGCTCGCCGACGCCGACGAGCCCGTGCCGGCGCTGCGGCGCGCACTGGCGGGCAAGACGCGGCTCGTCGTCGTCGAGGGGGTCGACGCGCTCGACGCCGCCGAGCGAGACCAGGCTGCCGCGCTGCTGCGCGACGCCGCCGCGACGCCGCGCACCGACGACACGCCCCTGACGCTCGTGGTGACGGCGCGCACCGAGAGCGCCGCACTCGCCCTCCTCGCGGAGGCGCACCGCCCCGACGTGACGTCGATCGCACTGCACTCCGCCGCCGCCCAGACCGCTCCCACCGCAGAGGTGAACGCATGA
- a CDS encoding PadR family transcriptional regulator: MSETEALDTHLQELRRGTVVLACLRLLERPGYGYGLLEELGSRGFDTDANTLYPLLRRLEKQGHLTSEWNTDEARPRKFYRTSAAGIRLAAALTDDFRAIAAAIDALPEED; this comes from the coding sequence ATGAGCGAAACCGAAGCCCTCGATACGCACCTGCAAGAGCTGCGTCGCGGCACCGTGGTGCTCGCCTGTCTGCGTCTTCTCGAGCGGCCGGGGTACGGCTACGGCCTCCTCGAAGAGCTCGGGTCGCGCGGCTTCGACACCGACGCCAACACGCTGTATCCGCTCCTGCGCAGGCTCGAGAAGCAGGGGCACCTCACGAGCGAGTGGAACACCGACGAGGCGCGGCCTCGCAAGTTCTACCGCACCTCGGCCGCCGGCATCCGTCTGGCGGCTGCACTGACCGACGATTTCCGCGCGATCGCCGCAGCGATCGACGCACTCCCCGAGGAGGACTGA
- the metH gene encoding methionine synthase yields the protein MTGTAPAPRFDLDIEGVARPARAQALLDALARRVVIADGAMGTMLQRHDLSIDVDFLGLEGCNEILNETRPDVVAAIHDAYYAVGVDAVETNTFGANWSNLSDYDIDDRIADLAERGARIARERAEAAEAADGRLRWVLGSMGPGTKLPSLGHTTYDHLKQTFALQAEGLIDGGADAFLVETSQDLLQTKAAVNGCKQAIVARGIRLPIFVEVTVETTGTMLMGSEIGAALTALEPLGVDAIGLNCATGPAEMSEHLRHLSKHSSVAIACMPNAGLPVLGADGAHYPLSPAELATAHEQFVKEFGLGLIGGCCGTTPEHLAAVVERLEPYRAPAAEPVAVPEPVEERVVEIEAGVASLYQHVPFRQDASYLAIGERTNANGSKAFREAMLEGRFDDCVEIARNQIRVGAHLLDVCVDYVGRDGVDDIREVVSRFASASTLPLVIDSTEPAVIQAGLELIGGRPVVNSVNYEDGDGPTSRFGRIMPLVKEHGTAVVALTIDEQGQARTTDDKVRIASRLIDELVGEWGMRVDDIIVDALTFPIATGQEETRRDAIETIEAIRAISAKYPGINTTLGVSNVSFGLNPAARSVLNSVFLHEAVEAGLTSGIIDAAKIVPLASISDEQRQVALDLVWDRREYDADGGVTYDPLARMLDIFAGVDTAALRDQRAAELAALPVGERLQRRIIDGEAKGLETDLDLARADGMSALQIINDQLLEGMKVVGERFGSGEMQLPFVLQSAEVMKTAVALLEPYMEKSDASGKGTIVLATVRGDVHDIGKNLVDIILTNNGYDVINLGIKQPIADIIAAAEEHDADVIGMSGLLVKSTVVMKENLQELTARGLGTKWPVILGGAALTRAYVEEDLAGLFDGQVRYARDAFEGLALMEPLVRIARGAEPDEVGLPPLKKRRHAPGSRLTLTEPEAMPARSDVAADNAVPAPPFWGTRIARGIALADYAAFLDERATFMGQWGLKPGRGEDGLSYEQLVETEGRPRLRYWLDRILAEGMLDASVAYGYFPVVSEGDDLIVLHHGDDASGALGVPGLLAPDGGSGGAVGTERLRFHFPRQRRDRHLCLSDFVRSRESGTVDVLPVQLVTAGAAIDAVTAKLFAEDRYRDYYELNGLVMQLTEALAEFWHARIRSELGFAAEDPNDTAGLFKLEYRGARFSLGYPACPDMEDRRKVVELLRPERMGVELSEELQLHPEQSTDAFVFHHPEAKYFSV from the coding sequence GTGACCGGCACCGCTCCCGCCCCCCGATTCGACCTCGACATCGAGGGCGTCGCCCGCCCGGCGCGGGCGCAGGCCCTGCTCGATGCGCTCGCGCGCCGCGTGGTCATCGCCGATGGCGCGATGGGCACGATGCTGCAGCGTCACGACCTGTCGATCGACGTCGACTTCCTCGGCCTCGAGGGCTGCAACGAGATCCTCAACGAGACGCGGCCCGACGTGGTGGCCGCCATCCACGACGCGTACTACGCCGTCGGCGTCGACGCCGTCGAGACGAACACGTTCGGCGCGAACTGGTCGAACCTGTCGGATTACGACATCGACGACCGCATCGCCGACCTCGCCGAGCGCGGTGCGCGCATCGCACGCGAGCGCGCCGAGGCGGCCGAGGCCGCCGACGGCCGCCTGCGCTGGGTGCTCGGGTCGATGGGCCCGGGCACGAAGCTGCCGAGCCTCGGCCACACCACCTACGACCACCTCAAGCAGACCTTCGCGCTCCAGGCCGAAGGACTCATCGACGGCGGGGCGGATGCGTTCCTCGTCGAGACCTCGCAGGACCTGCTGCAGACCAAGGCCGCGGTCAACGGCTGCAAGCAGGCGATCGTCGCCCGCGGCATCCGTCTCCCGATCTTCGTCGAGGTGACCGTCGAGACGACCGGCACCATGCTGATGGGCTCGGAGATCGGCGCGGCGCTGACCGCCCTCGAACCGCTCGGCGTCGACGCGATCGGCCTCAACTGCGCGACCGGCCCCGCCGAGATGAGCGAGCACCTGCGGCACCTCTCGAAGCACTCGTCGGTCGCGATCGCCTGCATGCCCAACGCCGGCCTGCCGGTGCTCGGCGCCGACGGCGCGCACTACCCGCTGTCGCCGGCCGAGCTCGCCACCGCGCACGAGCAGTTCGTGAAGGAGTTCGGACTCGGACTCATCGGCGGATGCTGCGGCACGACGCCCGAGCACCTCGCCGCGGTCGTCGAGCGGCTCGAGCCGTACCGCGCCCCCGCCGCCGAGCCTGTCGCGGTCCCCGAGCCCGTCGAGGAGCGCGTCGTCGAGATCGAGGCGGGCGTCGCGTCGCTCTACCAGCACGTGCCGTTCCGGCAGGATGCCTCGTACCTCGCCATCGGCGAGCGGACCAACGCGAACGGGTCGAAGGCCTTCCGCGAGGCGATGCTCGAGGGCCGCTTCGACGACTGCGTCGAGATCGCCCGCAACCAGATCCGCGTGGGCGCACACCTGCTCGACGTCTGCGTCGACTACGTCGGCCGCGACGGCGTGGACGACATCCGCGAGGTGGTGTCGCGCTTCGCGTCGGCATCCACTCTTCCCCTCGTGATCGACTCGACCGAGCCCGCCGTGATCCAGGCGGGTCTCGAGCTCATCGGCGGCCGACCCGTCGTCAACTCGGTCAACTACGAAGACGGCGATGGGCCGACGTCGCGGTTCGGGCGCATCATGCCGCTCGTGAAGGAGCACGGCACCGCCGTCGTCGCGCTCACGATCGACGAGCAGGGGCAGGCGCGCACCACCGACGACAAGGTGCGCATCGCCTCGCGACTCATCGACGAGCTGGTCGGCGAGTGGGGCATGCGGGTCGACGACATCATCGTCGACGCACTGACCTTCCCGATCGCGACCGGCCAGGAGGAGACCCGCCGCGACGCCATCGAGACCATCGAGGCGATCCGTGCGATCAGCGCGAAGTACCCGGGCATCAACACCACGCTCGGCGTCTCGAATGTGTCGTTCGGTCTCAACCCGGCGGCGCGCTCGGTGCTCAACTCGGTCTTCCTCCACGAGGCGGTCGAGGCCGGGCTCACGTCGGGCATCATCGACGCGGCCAAGATCGTTCCGCTCGCCTCGATCTCCGACGAGCAGCGCCAGGTCGCCCTCGATCTTGTGTGGGACCGCCGGGAGTACGACGCGGACGGCGGCGTGACGTACGACCCGCTCGCCCGCATGCTCGACATCTTCGCCGGCGTCGACACCGCGGCGCTGCGCGACCAGCGCGCGGCCGAGCTCGCCGCCCTCCCGGTGGGGGAGCGCCTGCAGCGCCGCATCATCGACGGCGAGGCGAAGGGGCTCGAGACCGACCTCGACCTCGCCCGCGCCGACGGCATGAGCGCGCTCCAGATCATCAACGACCAGCTGCTCGAGGGCATGAAGGTCGTCGGCGAGCGGTTCGGCTCGGGCGAGATGCAGCTGCCGTTCGTGCTGCAGTCGGCCGAGGTGATGAAGACGGCGGTCGCCCTGCTCGAGCCGTACATGGAGAAGTCGGATGCCTCGGGCAAGGGCACGATCGTGCTCGCGACGGTGCGCGGCGATGTGCACGACATCGGCAAGAACCTGGTCGACATCATCCTCACCAACAACGGCTACGACGTGATCAACCTCGGCATCAAACAGCCGATCGCCGACATCATCGCGGCGGCCGAGGAGCACGACGCCGACGTGATCGGCATGTCGGGGCTGCTGGTGAAGTCGACGGTCGTGATGAAGGAGAACCTGCAGGAGCTCACCGCCCGGGGACTCGGCACGAAGTGGCCGGTCATCCTCGGCGGCGCCGCGCTGACCCGCGCGTACGTGGAGGAGGACCTCGCCGGACTCTTCGACGGGCAGGTGCGCTACGCCCGCGACGCGTTCGAGGGCCTGGCGCTCATGGAGCCGCTCGTGCGGATCGCGCGCGGGGCCGAACCCGACGAGGTCGGGCTGCCGCCGCTGAAGAAGCGGCGCCACGCGCCGGGGTCGCGCCTCACGCTGACCGAGCCCGAGGCGATGCCCGCCCGGTCCGACGTGGCTGCCGACAACGCCGTGCCGGCGCCGCCCTTCTGGGGCACCCGGATCGCCCGCGGCATCGCGCTCGCCGACTACGCCGCGTTCCTCGACGAGCGGGCGACCTTCATGGGTCAGTGGGGCCTCAAGCCGGGCCGCGGCGAGGACGGCCTGTCGTACGAGCAGCTCGTCGAGACCGAGGGTCGGCCGCGGCTGCGGTACTGGCTCGACCGCATCCTCGCCGAGGGCATGCTCGACGCGTCGGTGGCGTACGGGTACTTCCCGGTGGTGTCGGAGGGCGATGACCTGATCGTGCTCCACCACGGCGACGATGCGTCGGGAGCCCTCGGCGTGCCGGGGCTGCTCGCGCCCGACGGCGGGTCGGGTGGCGCGGTCGGCACCGAGCGCCTGCGCTTCCACTTCCCGCGCCAGCGGCGCGACCGGCACCTGTGCCTCTCGGACTTCGTCCGCTCACGCGAGTCGGGCACGGTCGACGTGCTGCCGGTGCAGCTCGTCACCGCCGGTGCGGCGATCGATGCCGTCACCGCGAAGCTCTTCGCCGAAGACAGGTACCGCGACTACTACGAGCTCAACGGGCTCGTGATGCAGCTCACCGAGGCGCTCGCCGAGTTCTGGCACGCGCGCATCCGGTCCGAGCTGGGCTTCGCCGCAGAAGACCCGAACGACACCGCCGGGCTGTTCAAACTGGAGTACCGCGGCGCTCGGTTCTCGCTCGGCTACCCCGCGTGCCCCGACATGGAGGACCGCCGCAAGGTGGTCGAGCTGCTGCGCCCCGAGCGCATGGGCGTCGAGCTCAGCGAGGAGCTGCAGCTGCACCCCGAGCAGTCGACGGACGCCTTCGTCTTCCACCACCCCGAGGCGAAGTACTTCTCGGTCTGA
- a CDS encoding permease prefix domain 1-containing protein — MPVTLTDRYVGAAMRTVPERQRADLATELRASIDDQVDARVAAGEDAAAAERAVLTGLGDPDALAAGYTDRPLHLIGPKYYLTWWRLLKLLLWIVIPSAAFAVALGQTLAGAPFGAIVGSTIGITITAGVHLCFWVTLVFAFIEYWEGRTGEQTAVTEWSLDDLPEPRENSVGFIEMVVGIAWLFIVAGFVLWDHFLGFVPGATISFLDPGLWPWWIGALFVVMAVSATFSVIVYAVGRWTYPLAATNAVLAVIVAVPALWLLSQDRLINPAFWDAVLDEAGADVPGILNVIFGFVIAGIAVWSIIDGFLKARRAAQV, encoded by the coding sequence GTGCCTGTGACACTGACCGACCGCTATGTGGGCGCCGCGATGCGCACCGTGCCCGAGCGGCAGCGTGCCGACCTCGCCACCGAGCTGCGCGCATCCATCGACGACCAGGTCGACGCCCGCGTCGCCGCCGGTGAAGACGCCGCAGCCGCCGAGCGCGCCGTGCTGACCGGCCTGGGCGACCCCGACGCGCTGGCGGCGGGATACACCGACCGCCCGCTGCACCTCATCGGGCCGAAGTACTACCTCACGTGGTGGCGGCTGCTGAAGCTGCTGCTGTGGATCGTCATCCCGTCCGCGGCATTCGCCGTCGCGCTGGGGCAGACCCTCGCCGGTGCGCCGTTCGGCGCCATCGTCGGGTCGACGATCGGCATCACCATCACCGCCGGCGTGCACCTGTGCTTCTGGGTCACCCTCGTGTTCGCGTTCATCGAGTACTGGGAGGGGCGGACCGGGGAGCAGACGGCGGTCACGGAGTGGAGTCTCGATGACCTTCCCGAGCCGCGCGAGAACTCCGTCGGCTTCATCGAGATGGTCGTGGGCATCGCCTGGCTCTTCATCGTCGCGGGCTTCGTGCTGTGGGATCACTTCCTCGGGTTCGTCCCCGGCGCGACGATCTCGTTCCTCGATCCGGGGCTGTGGCCGTGGTGGATCGGCGCCCTCTTCGTCGTGATGGCGGTGTCGGCGACGTTCAGCGTGATCGTGTACGCGGTGGGGCGCTGGACCTACCCGCTCGCCGCGACGAACGCGGTGCTCGCGGTCATCGTCGCCGTTCCGGCCCTCTGGCTGCTGTCTCAGGACCGCCTGATCAACCCCGCCTTCTGGGACGCGGTCCTCGACGAGGCGGGAGCCGACGTGCCGGGCATCCTGAACGTGATCTTCGGGTTCGTCATCGCGGGCATCGCGGTATGGAGCATCATCGACGGCTTCCTCAAGGCGCGTCGGGCCGCACAGGTGTGA
- a CDS encoding TetR/AcrR family transcriptional regulator, giving the protein MTDATVTSPRREATRQKLLDAAAQVFAEVGLDAASVEAICDQAGFTRGAFYSNFESKDELFLELAGRVSQERVAAVRARVADLEAHGGFATVSTDALVIVQQVLDISADDRLAILLMSEIRIHALRNPDIAAAYLAQEGEMLESVAQIIEDIARAKMLTFRVDAPEAARLMLTVWEGESVRSAMAGVDFAEMCRRTSEQVARVAQLIIEPPA; this is encoded by the coding sequence ATGACAGACGCCACCGTCACGTCGCCGCGCCGCGAGGCCACGCGCCAGAAGCTTCTGGACGCCGCCGCGCAGGTCTTCGCGGAGGTGGGCCTGGATGCCGCCTCGGTCGAGGCGATCTGCGATCAGGCCGGATTCACCCGCGGCGCCTTCTACTCCAACTTCGAGTCGAAGGACGAGCTGTTCCTCGAGCTCGCCGGCCGGGTGTCGCAGGAGCGCGTCGCCGCGGTCCGTGCGCGCGTGGCAGACCTGGAGGCCCACGGAGGCTTCGCAACGGTGTCGACCGACGCGCTCGTCATCGTGCAGCAGGTGCTCGACATCTCCGCCGACGACCGCCTCGCCATCCTGCTGATGAGCGAGATCCGCATCCACGCACTGCGCAATCCCGACATCGCCGCCGCCTACCTCGCGCAGGAGGGGGAGATGCTCGAGAGCGTCGCGCAGATCATCGAAGACATCGCCCGTGCGAAGATGCTCACGTTCCGCGTCGACGCGCCCGAAGCGGCCCGCCTCATGCTCACCGTGTGGGAGGGCGAGTCGGTGCGCTCGGCGATGGCCGGTGTCGACTTCGCCGAGATGTGCCGGCGCACGAGCGAGCAGGTCGCCCGCGTCGCGCAGCTGATCATCGAGCCGCCGGCCTGA